The following proteins are co-located in the Paenibacillus sp. JNUCC32 genome:
- the mmsB gene encoding multiple monosaccharide ABC transporter permease — protein METLKKMFKNNIRQYGMIIALVVIMIFFQIITGGLLLEPINITNLILQNSYILVLAIGMVLVIITGHIDLSVGSVAAFVGAVAAIMMVDMQLHPVIAVIVSLIVGGLIGAWQGFWVAYVRIPAFIVTLAGMLLFRGLTMIVLEGQSIAPFPGGFQKLSSGFIPDFGNTGTNLIAILAGIIFTVIFLINELRERKAHKKYNFDVLPSGLFLLKLVLIAAVINAFTFMLASYAGLPNILILLLVLIIIYSFVMNKTVMGRHIYALGGNEKAAALSGVKTKKVTFWVFVNMGVMAAISGLIFAARLNAATPRAGTNFELDAIAASFIGGASATGGIGTVFGAIIGGLVMGVLNNGMSLVGLGIDWQQGIKGLVLLAAVAFDIYNKKKSSAA, from the coding sequence ATGGAGACGCTCAAAAAAATGTTTAAAAACAACATCCGCCAATACGGGATGATCATCGCCCTTGTTGTCATTATGATTTTTTTCCAAATCATTACGGGAGGGCTGCTGCTGGAGCCGATCAACATCACGAACCTGATTCTCCAGAACAGCTATATTCTCGTACTGGCCATCGGCATGGTGCTTGTCATCATTACGGGTCATATTGATTTGTCGGTCGGTTCGGTAGCCGCCTTCGTCGGCGCCGTTGCTGCGATCATGATGGTCGATATGCAGCTGCATCCGGTCATTGCCGTCATCGTATCCTTGATCGTCGGCGGTCTGATCGGAGCATGGCAGGGATTCTGGGTGGCTTACGTGAGGATACCGGCCTTTATCGTAACCCTGGCCGGCATGCTCCTGTTCCGCGGCCTGACGATGATTGTGCTGGAGGGCCAATCCATTGCGCCGTTTCCGGGCGGCTTCCAGAAGCTAAGCTCCGGCTTCATTCCGGACTTCGGCAACACCGGCACCAACCTGATCGCGATTCTGGCTGGCATCATCTTTACGGTTATTTTCCTGATCAATGAGCTGCGGGAACGAAAGGCCCACAAAAAATACAACTTCGACGTTCTGCCAAGCGGCTTGTTCCTCCTGAAGCTGGTGCTCATTGCGGCCGTGATCAATGCCTTTACGTTCATGCTGGCTAGTTACGCCGGCCTGCCGAACATTCTGATTCTGCTGCTGGTGCTCATTATCATCTATTCCTTCGTGATGAACAAAACCGTGATGGGCCGTCATATTTATGCGCTTGGCGGCAACGAAAAAGCGGCGGCGCTGTCCGGCGTGAAAACCAAGAAGGTCACGTTCTGGGTATTCGTCAATATGGGCGTCATGGCCGCCATCTCCGGTTTGATTTTTGCCGCCCGCTTGAACGCGGCGACGCCGAGAGCCGGTACGAACTTCGAGCTGGATGCCATCGCGGCGAGCTTCATCGGCGGCGCTTCGGCCACCGGCGGGATCGGGACGGTCTTCGGCGCGATCATTGGGGGGCTCGTCATGGGCGTCCTCAATAACGGGATGTCGCTCGTAGGTCTCGGCATCGACTGGCAGCAAGGCATTAAGGGCCTGGTTCTCCTCGCGGCGGTAGCCTTCGACATTTATAATAAGAAGAAAAGCAGTGCCGCTTAA
- the mmsA gene encoding multiple monosaccharide ABC transporter ATP-binding protein — protein MSEYILEMRNITKAFPGVKALDQVNLKVREGEIHSLCGENGAGKSTLMKVLSGVYPYGSYEGDILFKGSVCEFKNIKQSEDLGIVIIHQELALIPYLSIAENIYLGNERAEKGIMNWNETMTGAKELLDKVGLSENPNTQVGSIGVGKQQLVEIAKALSKKVKLLILDEPTAALNEDDSENLLALMLEFKKQGISCILISHKLNEVSKVSDSITILRDGQTIETLDMRGGEVNEDRIIRGMVGRDLTNRYPERSPKIGEVILEVKDWTVYHELQAGRKVIDNVSMNIRQGEVVGIAGLMGSGRTELAMSIFGRAYGRNITGTLRKDGKEIRNQSINEAIENGFAYVTEDRKEYGLILMDDIKRNISLTGLSKLAKNMVIDDREEILVAEDMRKKLKIKTPNILQKTGNLSGGNQQKVVLSKWIYAEPDILILDEPTRGIDVGAKYEIYAIINQLADEGKAVLVISSELPEILGICDRIYVMSAGRMTGEVGREQASQETLMRYMTKNGGA, from the coding sequence ATGTCAGAGTACATTCTTGAAATGAGGAACATTACGAAAGCGTTTCCCGGGGTAAAGGCGCTGGACCAGGTGAATCTGAAGGTTCGCGAAGGCGAGATCCACTCCCTGTGCGGGGAGAACGGAGCAGGCAAATCCACGCTGATGAAAGTGCTGAGCGGCGTGTATCCTTACGGCAGCTATGAGGGAGATATTCTGTTCAAAGGCAGCGTCTGTGAATTTAAAAACATCAAGCAAAGCGAAGACCTGGGCATCGTCATCATCCATCAGGAGCTTGCGCTGATTCCTTATTTGTCGATTGCCGAGAACATCTACTTGGGGAACGAGCGCGCCGAGAAGGGCATCATGAACTGGAATGAGACGATGACGGGGGCCAAAGAGCTGCTGGATAAGGTGGGGCTCAGCGAGAACCCGAATACGCAGGTGGGCAGCATCGGCGTCGGCAAGCAGCAGTTGGTCGAAATTGCGAAGGCCTTATCCAAGAAGGTGAAGCTGCTTATTCTGGACGAGCCAACGGCGGCGCTCAACGAGGACGACAGCGAGAATTTGCTTGCGCTGATGCTGGAATTCAAGAAGCAGGGAATTTCCTGCATCCTGATCTCCCATAAATTGAACGAGGTGTCGAAGGTATCGGATTCCATTACGATTCTGCGCGACGGCCAGACCATTGAAACGCTGGATATGAGAGGCGGCGAGGTGAACGAGGACCGGATCATCCGCGGCATGGTCGGGCGGGATTTGACGAACCGCTATCCGGAGCGGAGCCCGAAGATCGGGGAGGTCATCCTGGAAGTTAAGGATTGGACGGTATATCACGAGCTGCAAGCAGGCCGAAAAGTGATTGACAATGTGAGCATGAATATCCGCCAGGGGGAGGTCGTGGGCATTGCCGGGCTGATGGGATCCGGCCGGACCGAGCTTGCGATGAGTATTTTCGGCAGGGCTTACGGCCGGAACATCACGGGTACGCTTCGGAAAGACGGCAAGGAAATCCGCAATCAGTCCATCAACGAGGCGATTGAAAACGGCTTTGCTTACGTGACCGAGGACCGGAAGGAATACGGACTGATCCTCATGGACGATATCAAACGCAACATCTCGCTGACCGGACTGTCCAAGCTGGCAAAGAACATGGTCATTGATGATCGGGAAGAAATCCTCGTGGCGGAAGACATGCGGAAGAAGCTCAAGATCAAAACGCCGAACATTCTCCAGAAGACGGGGAACCTCAGCGGGGGGAATCAACAGAAGGTTGTGCTGAGTAAATGGATCTATGCCGAGCCCGACATCCTGATTCTGGATGAGCCGACGCGGGGGATTGACGTCGGAGCCAAATACGAAATCTACGCGATCATCAACCAGCTGGCGGATGAGGGGAAGGCGGTGCTTGTCATTTCCTCGGAGCTGCCTGAAATTTTAGGGATCTGCGACCGGATTTATGTCATGAGCGCGGGACGGATGACCGGAGAAGTTGGCAGAGAACAGGCTTCGCAGGAAACCTTGATGAGATACATGACCAAGAATGGAGGGGCTTAA
- the chvE gene encoding multiple monosaccharide ABC transporter substrate-binding protein: protein MKRGLPGLLIAVLLLALTACNLAESQTGDAKKGYVGLAMPTKSSERWVADGKNMERLFQEKGYKTDLQFAEDVIENQISQIENMITKGVDVIVIASIDGNTLTDVIKKAHDQGIKVIAYDRLIRNTEHLSYYATFDNFQVGVQQASYIEEKLGLKEGKGPFNIELFGGSPDDNNAYFFYDGAMSVLKPYMDSGKLVVRSKQTTMAQIATLRWDGALAQSRMDNLISANYSSENLDAVLSPYDGISIGIISSLKGVGYGTAGKPLPIITGQDAELASIKSIVAGEQTQTVFKDTRQLAEQAVKMAESVLKGEEAEVNDTESYDNGIKVVPAYLLPPVSVDASNVEKEVVETGYYSKEEIGLK, encoded by the coding sequence ATGAAGAGAGGATTGCCAGGATTGCTGATCGCGGTGCTGCTCTTGGCCCTGACGGCCTGCAACCTCGCCGAAAGCCAAACCGGCGATGCAAAGAAGGGTTACGTCGGCCTTGCGATGCCCACCAAATCATCCGAACGCTGGGTGGCTGACGGGAAGAACATGGAGCGGCTGTTTCAGGAAAAAGGGTATAAAACCGACCTTCAATTCGCCGAGGACGTGATTGAAAACCAGATTTCCCAAATCGAGAACATGATTACGAAAGGGGTCGACGTGATCGTCATCGCTTCGATCGACGGCAATACGCTGACCGACGTGATCAAGAAGGCCCATGATCAGGGAATCAAGGTCATCGCCTACGACCGGTTGATCCGAAACACCGAGCATTTGAGTTATTATGCCACCTTCGACAATTTCCAGGTCGGCGTTCAGCAGGCCTCCTATATTGAAGAGAAGCTTGGCCTGAAGGAAGGGAAGGGGCCGTTCAATATCGAGCTGTTCGGCGGATCGCCGGACGATAACAATGCTTACTTCTTCTATGACGGCGCGATGTCCGTGCTCAAGCCTTACATGGATTCGGGCAAGCTTGTCGTTCGGAGCAAACAGACCACGATGGCCCAGATTGCGACTCTGCGCTGGGACGGCGCCCTGGCCCAGTCGCGGATGGATAACCTGATCAGCGCCAACTACTCCAGCGAGAATCTGGACGCGGTGCTGTCGCCCTACGACGGGATCAGCATCGGCATCATCTCCTCGCTCAAGGGCGTAGGCTACGGGACGGCCGGCAAGCCGCTGCCGATCATCACGGGTCAGGATGCGGAGCTTGCTTCCATTAAGTCGATCGTGGCCGGTGAGCAAACCCAGACGGTGTTCAAGGACACGCGCCAGCTCGCCGAGCAGGCGGTGAAGATGGCGGAGAGCGTGCTGAAGGGAGAAGAGGCCGAGGTGAACGATACGGAATCGTACGACAACGGCATCAAGGTCGTGCCTGCCTATTTGCTTCCCCCTGTATCCGTTGATGCTTCCAACGTGGAGAAAGAGGTTGTGGAGACGGGCTACTATTCCAAGGAAGAAATCGGATTGAAATAG
- a CDS encoding invasin domain 3-containing protein, whose protein sequence is MRRLKKIAMLLLAFLMIMPNLPQPAHAASAAPAGIKGIGAGYLHSLLIAGDGTVWTMGDNSAGALGNGTTDNAFRPVPVTKFDGTPLGNAKFVTGGGYFSVALLNDGTVWAWGRGVYGTLGNGASDNQHRAVQVTESGGGPLTNVRSIAAAYNHVLAIKEDGSAWGWGSNSSSTLTDYYDVINPRAVRIKASSGSYLNDVKAIGAGEYHSVALLNDGTVWAWGYGGFGALGNGSTADSDYPVQVIDSAGQPLTGIADIQGNRLGGMALKGDGTVWAWGYNENFNLGNPGLTSSNTAIQVQQAGSLPLTNVVRISGGGRMSMALKSDGTLWWWGMQNRNLQVATKLLGDADLFAAGDNHALAIKADGTVWGAGWTSRGELGISDASPLVYYTSALQVYPARTQISASPASIDADGTSKTTVTVTLKEGSNYNIGRSEGTVQLNTTAGTLGPVTDHGDGTYTAELTSSKTTGTATITGIINGYPMSASGTVMFNPLGASAVTSTVTASPASIPADGSSISTVTVQLKDSNGNPLTTSGGTVQMKTTAGTLSGVTDRKNGTYTAQLKAPVSVGTATVTAELGGTPIAQKAAVTFVPGAASASASTISLGQNTLTAGSGSTAVTVRLKDAHGNPLVSGGDTVTIQSSHGTAGRVTDHGDGTYTAVLTAGTAAGSGTVSAAVNGATMQQKAAIQILPAGASTQTSELSAAPVSIVADGSSKTMLTVRLRDAYGNALTASAGTVSMSTSGGTIGAVSDKGNGTYTATLTSASMTGTAEVSASLNGSLIKQTAVVSFVPGAASADKSSLDSASGSLQAGSGTTTLTVKLKDARGNDLVTGGDAVTMQASLGSIGSVADQGNGTYTATLTAPTATGMSVVSASVNGVRLAQTTNVSIVPGPVSLSASTISAANASVPANGTGTTRVTVELKDTHGNRLTASGGTVTLSATAGSLSAVTDHGDGTYSATWTAPTTAGTATVSGFVNGSALAGKASLNFVAGAASPSATSLSIDPASITADGVSTAVITVQAKDAYGNPVTQGGDAVSVETSGGTLSAVTDRGNGTYTATVKAPTTAGKAVVRAELNGKTVTQTADIAYVPGAASPATSLLTAGASALPADGSSTTALTVQLKDVYGNNLTSGGDRVSLSATAGSIGAVTDHGDGTYSAVFTAPTVAGPATITATVNGAKLLQTASADFEPGAASARESLLTAASPAMPADGASTTTVTLQLKDAFGNELKTGGDTVVLTTTAGTLGSVQDHGDGTYSAMLTAGTVSGSAVVSGAVNGVPLEHPVSVDLLAGAASATESIIETDSKAITVGGSTSTVVTIRLKDAFGNALTAGGDKVLLETTAGTLGLMTDHHDGTYTSILTAGTAAGEAVITGSVNDVPLAHTASVQFMPGPASADQTILSADRAVVTADGLSRSIVTVQLKDAYGNELRSDAGSLQLKLASTLGLLTEPKYEADGRYTAGVSSNRAGTAVITGTLDGIRIASAVTVSFEPGEPSALRSTVDADRTGLTADGKQSARITVQLKDAAGNTVPDDGGPADIRIHSSIGTVSAAVYEAEGRYTASLISTEAGIAVITASVDDSELADTAEVEFLPGPALAAASELSADSGAIPANGSAASTITISVRDAFGNNTGSGADIRLETTLGTVTEATYRENGVYTAEVRSTEPGVADIRAWIGGEPIRDGVQVTFADGIWFTPPSYRLQIGESVRTVVEVTYGDATSDVTADARFQYDDGLIRVARAEDGSWYVTGLRTGRTVMQAVYEADAGRLTAAAPVTVYAVPTGLTLDASRYEVREGEYRQIRVTAHYSDGTSSDVTAEAAYRLADRGYASLNAAGRLHGIRSGKSSMTVTYEGLSTTAEVAVLPPAHSGGDPGSGGSPGNAVGLPGNAGGVKPPAGEDRGLTVDLVLDGESGRTITLEHEQLSSGRIVIETRGGTKEWSLLMKPAVVERLQELVSGAVLEWRTPQGALVFSLAELGELPSDLSAAFIGLTIRTADDETETRLVELSRKTGASMRLKPFSVSLNAWKPDGTAQPLADGRLSATFAPSERMLADGRYLTAAYLDEAAGQWKHVPARFASAENALLTLKASGTYTVLESRRAFTDMSGHWAKADAELLANKLIVQGTEGGRFEPGRSITRAELAAMLVRMLGIHPSGAAAVPASFNDVAGRWFAADVQAAYKAELIQGYADGSFRPDAAVTRQEMIVMIARAMEATGLGKEAEGAPLQYADDVKLAAWARGAVDRLSQAGLLTGDQANMLAPKRAATRAETAAILARMLQSGM, encoded by the coding sequence TTGCGCAGATTGAAAAAAATCGCGATGCTTCTGCTCGCATTCCTGATGATCATGCCGAATCTGCCGCAGCCGGCGCATGCCGCATCCGCGGCCCCCGCCGGCATCAAAGGAATCGGAGCGGGATACCTTCATTCCTTGCTGATTGCCGGAGACGGCACGGTTTGGACGATGGGGGACAACAGTGCGGGAGCACTGGGCAACGGCACAACGGATAATGCATTCCGACCCGTACCGGTGACCAAATTCGACGGTACGCCGCTGGGAAACGCGAAGTTCGTGACGGGCGGAGGCTATTTCTCGGTCGCGCTGCTGAATGACGGCACCGTATGGGCCTGGGGCAGGGGAGTCTATGGGACGCTCGGCAACGGTGCATCGGATAATCAGCATCGTGCCGTGCAGGTAACGGAGTCCGGCGGCGGGCCGCTAACGAATGTACGCAGCATCGCCGCGGCTTACAACCATGTTCTGGCCATCAAGGAAGACGGATCGGCTTGGGGGTGGGGATCCAATTCCAGCAGTACGCTTACCGATTATTATGACGTCATCAATCCCCGGGCCGTACGCATCAAGGCGTCAAGCGGATCTTATCTTAACGACGTGAAGGCCATAGGGGCGGGCGAATATCATTCCGTTGCGCTGCTGAACGACGGAACGGTATGGGCCTGGGGCTACGGAGGCTTCGGAGCGCTGGGCAACGGATCAACGGCCGACTCCGACTATCCGGTACAGGTGATCGATTCTGCCGGACAGCCTTTAACCGGCATTGCCGATATCCAAGGCAATCGATTGGGCGGCATGGCTCTGAAGGGAGACGGAACCGTCTGGGCTTGGGGATACAATGAGAATTTTAACCTGGGCAACCCGGGACTGACCTCTTCCAACACGGCGATTCAGGTTCAGCAGGCAGGTTCCTTGCCGCTTACGAATGTAGTCCGGATATCCGGCGGCGGCCGCATGAGCATGGCTCTGAAAAGCGACGGAACCCTGTGGTGGTGGGGCATGCAGAACCGGAACCTCCAAGTCGCGACAAAGCTGCTCGGCGACGCAGATCTATTCGCTGCCGGCGACAATCATGCCCTTGCGATTAAAGCGGACGGTACCGTATGGGGCGCAGGCTGGACCAGCAGGGGAGAACTGGGCATATCGGATGCCAGCCCTTTGGTATATTACACGTCTGCGCTGCAAGTATATCCGGCCCGGACGCAAATCAGCGCCAGTCCCGCTTCCATCGACGCGGACGGGACCAGCAAGACGACGGTCACCGTAACGCTCAAGGAAGGAAGCAACTATAACATCGGCAGGAGCGAAGGGACCGTTCAGCTTAACACGACAGCGGGCACGCTCGGTCCGGTCACCGATCACGGGGACGGGACGTATACGGCTGAACTGACGTCGTCCAAGACGACCGGAACCGCAACGATTACGGGCATCATTAACGGTTATCCCATGAGCGCAAGCGGCACGGTGATGTTCAATCCGCTTGGCGCTTCGGCCGTCACTTCAACGGTCACCGCGAGCCCGGCATCGATTCCGGCGGACGGCAGCAGTATCTCCACCGTGACGGTGCAGCTGAAGGATAGCAACGGAAATCCGTTGACGACGAGCGGCGGTACCGTGCAAATGAAGACGACCGCCGGTACGCTGTCCGGCGTGACGGACCGGAAGAACGGGACGTACACGGCACAGCTGAAGGCGCCCGTTTCCGTCGGTACGGCAACCGTAACGGCGGAGCTGGGCGGAACGCCGATCGCGCAGAAGGCAGCGGTCACGTTCGTCCCGGGAGCCGCATCGGCTTCGGCATCCACGATCAGCCTGGGGCAGAACACGCTCACGGCCGGAAGCGGAAGCACGGCGGTGACCGTCCGCTTAAAGGATGCGCACGGCAATCCGCTGGTGTCCGGAGGCGACACGGTAACGATCCAGTCCTCGCACGGCACGGCCGGGAGGGTAACCGACCATGGGGACGGGACCTATACGGCTGTGCTGACGGCAGGCACGGCCGCCGGCAGCGGGACCGTCAGTGCCGCGGTGAACGGGGCGACGATGCAGCAGAAGGCCGCGATTCAGATTCTTCCCGCGGGAGCGTCCACGCAAACCTCGGAACTGTCAGCGGCTCCCGTCTCGATCGTTGCGGACGGCAGCAGTAAAACGATGCTGACGGTACGGCTCCGGGATGCCTACGGCAACGCGTTGACGGCTTCAGCAGGTACCGTGTCCATGAGCACAAGCGGCGGCACCATCGGGGCCGTGTCCGACAAAGGCAACGGCACCTATACCGCGACGCTGACCTCGGCCTCTATGACCGGAACCGCTGAAGTATCAGCCAGTTTGAACGGTTCTCTGATCAAACAAACGGCCGTGGTCTCGTTCGTCCCGGGGGCCGCCTCCGCGGACAAGTCCAGCCTTGACTCTGCTTCAGGCAGTCTCCAGGCCGGATCGGGGACCACGACGTTAACCGTAAAATTGAAGGATGCGCGAGGCAATGATCTCGTGACAGGCGGCGATGCCGTGACGATGCAGGCCAGCCTCGGCTCCATCGGTTCCGTTGCGGATCAAGGCAACGGAACGTATACCGCGACGCTGACGGCGCCGACGGCAACGGGCATGTCGGTCGTATCGGCATCGGTTAATGGCGTGAGGCTTGCGCAAACGACGAACGTAAGCATCGTGCCCGGCCCCGTGTCTCTGTCGGCATCCACGATCAGCGCCGCGAACGCAAGCGTACCGGCTAACGGAACCGGCACGACCAGGGTTACCGTGGAGCTGAAGGATACGCATGGCAATCGTTTGACTGCTTCGGGCGGTACCGTAACCTTGTCGGCTACGGCAGGCAGCCTGAGTGCGGTAACGGATCACGGCGACGGGACGTACAGCGCGACCTGGACGGCGCCCACGACCGCCGGAACCGCAACGGTGTCGGGTTTTGTCAACGGCTCGGCACTTGCCGGCAAGGCAAGCTTGAACTTCGTTGCCGGAGCGGCATCGCCATCAGCGACGAGCCTGTCGATCGACCCGGCCTCGATTACGGCAGACGGAGTCAGTACGGCCGTCATTACGGTCCAAGCGAAGGATGCCTACGGCAACCCGGTGACGCAAGGAGGCGACGCGGTATCCGTCGAAACAAGCGGAGGCACGCTCTCCGCCGTCACGGACCGCGGTAACGGCACTTATACGGCTACCGTTAAGGCGCCGACGACCGCCGGCAAGGCCGTCGTCCGGGCCGAGCTGAACGGCAAGACCGTCACGCAGACGGCGGACATCGCGTATGTTCCGGGCGCCGCTTCCCCGGCAACATCGCTCCTCACAGCGGGGGCGTCCGCGCTCCCGGCTGACGGGTCAAGCACAACGGCGCTGACCGTGCAGCTGAAGGACGTCTACGGCAACAACCTGACGTCCGGCGGCGACAGGGTGAGCCTGAGCGCGACCGCCGGCTCGATCGGAGCGGTAACGGATCATGGGGACGGCACATACTCGGCCGTGTTTACGGCACCGACGGTTGCCGGTCCGGCAACGATCACCGCGACGGTGAACGGTGCGAAGCTATTGCAGACCGCGTCCGCTGATTTTGAGCCCGGAGCGGCTTCGGCGCGCGAATCGCTGCTGACGGCAGCATCCCCGGCGATGCCGGCTGACGGCGCCAGCACTACAACCGTGACGCTGCAGCTGAAGGATGCCTTCGGCAACGAATTGAAGACGGGCGGTGATACGGTCGTGTTAACCACGACGGCCGGAACGTTGGGCAGCGTTCAAGACCATGGCGACGGCACGTATTCAGCCATGCTGACGGCCGGTACGGTTTCCGGTTCAGCCGTCGTATCGGGTGCCGTAAACGGCGTGCCGTTGGAGCACCCCGTATCGGTGGATCTTCTCGCCGGGGCGGCATCCGCGACCGAATCGATCATCGAGACGGACAGCAAAGCAATCACCGTGGGCGGCAGCACGTCAACGGTTGTCACGATTCGGCTGAAGGATGCCTTCGGCAATGCGTTGACCGCAGGAGGCGACAAGGTCCTGCTGGAGACGACGGCCGGAACGCTGGGATTGATGACGGATCATCATGACGGTACGTACACGTCCATATTGACGGCCGGCACGGCGGCAGGCGAGGCCGTCATCACGGGAAGTGTCAACGATGTGCCGCTGGCGCACACGGCGTCGGTGCAGTTCATGCCTGGCCCGGCTTCGGCGGACCAAACGATATTGTCAGCCGATCGGGCAGTCGTCACCGCTGACGGGCTAAGCCGTTCAATCGTGACGGTACAGCTGAAGGACGCTTACGGAAACGAGCTCCGCTCCGATGCCGGATCGCTCCAGCTTAAGCTGGCGTCGACGCTTGGCCTGCTGACGGAGCCGAAGTACGAAGCGGATGGCCGTTACACGGCCGGCGTTTCATCGAATAGGGCCGGAACAGCCGTCATTACCGGAACCTTGGACGGCATTCGGATCGCCTCGGCAGTGACGGTATCCTTCGAGCCGGGCGAGCCTTCGGCGCTTCGCTCGACGGTCGATGCGGACCGGACCGGGCTGACGGCCGACGGCAAGCAATCCGCGCGGATTACGGTGCAGCTGAAGGACGCCGCGGGCAATACGGTTCCGGATGACGGCGGGCCCGCGGACATTCGGATTCATTCCTCGATCGGCACCGTTTCCGCGGCTGTATACGAGGCCGAGGGGCGGTACACGGCATCGCTGATCTCAACCGAGGCCGGCATTGCCGTCATTACGGCATCCGTGGACGATAGCGAGCTCGCAGACACGGCGGAGGTCGAATTTCTGCCGGGTCCCGCTTTGGCCGCTGCATCGGAGCTGTCCGCCGACAGCGGGGCAATCCCGGCTAACGGCTCTGCTGCCTCGACGATTACCATCTCAGTGAGGGATGCCTTTGGCAACAACACGGGGAGCGGGGCCGATATCCGGCTTGAAACAACGCTTGGCACCGTGACGGAAGCCACGTACCGCGAGAACGGCGTGTATACGGCGGAAGTCCGTTCAACCGAGCCGGGAGTGGCCGACATTCGCGCCTGGATCGGCGGCGAGCCGATTCGGGATGGCGTGCAGGTGACCTTTGCCGACGGCATATGGTTTACGCCGCCCTCGTACCGACTTCAAATCGGCGAATCGGTGCGCACGGTCGTCGAGGTGACTTACGGGGATGCTACCTCGGACGTAACCGCAGATGCCCGCTTTCAATATGATGATGGGCTGATTCGGGTGGCGCGGGCCGAGGACGGTTCCTGGTATGTCACAGGTCTTCGTACCGGGCGTACCGTCATGCAGGCCGTTTATGAGGCTGATGCCGGAAGGCTGACAGCCGCCGCCCCCGTCACGGTTTATGCCGTGCCGACCGGATTGACCCTGGATGCTTCCCGGTATGAAGTGAGGGAGGGCGAATATCGCCAGATCCGGGTAACTGCACATTACTCGGACGGCACGTCCTCCGATGTGACCGCGGAAGCTGCATACCGTCTTGCAGACAGAGGCTATGCATCCCTGAATGCAGCGGGCCGGCTGCACGGCATCCGGTCAGGGAAATCGTCCATGACCGTGACCTACGAAGGTTTAAGCACCACGGCCGAGGTTGCCGTTTTGCCGCCGGCTCACTCAGGCGGTGATCCTGGTTCCGGCGGAAGCCCGGGCAACGCCGTCGGCCTGCCGGGCAATGCCGGCGGGGTGAAACCGCCCGCAGGGGAAGATCGCGGTCTCACCGTCGATCTGGTGCTCGACGGGGAGTCCGGCCGGACGATCACGCTCGAGCACGAACAGCTGAGTTCAGGCCGCATCGTGATTGAAACGAGGGGCGGAACGAAGGAATGGTCGCTGCTCATGAAGCCTGCCGTCGTGGAGCGGCTGCAGGAGCTTGTCAGCGGCGCGGTGTTGGAGTGGCGCACGCCGCAGGGCGCATTAGTCTTCTCACTGGCTGAACTTGGCGAGCTGCCATCGGATTTATCTGCGGCTTTCATCGGGCTCACGATCAGAACGGCCGATGACGAGACGGAGACGAGACTCGTGGAGCTCTCGCGAAAAACGGGAGCGAGTATGCGGCTTAAGCCGTTCTCCGTGTCGCTGAACGCGTGGAAGCCGGACGGAACGGCGCAGCCGCTGGCAGATGGCCGATTATCCGCAACCTTCGCGCCTTCAGAGCGAATGCTGGCCGACGGCCGGTATTTGACGGCAGCTTACCTCGATGAAGCCGCCGGACAATGGAAACACGTTCCGGCCCGTTTCGCTTCGGCCGAGAATGCCCTTCTCACTTTGAAGGCATCGGGAACCTATACCGTTCTGGAGAGCCGCCGCGCATTCACCGACATGAGCGGGCATTGGGCTAAAGCCGACGCCGAACTGCTCGCGAACAAGCTCATCGTGCAGGGGACGGAGGGCGGCCGTTTTGAGCCGGGCCGCTCCATCACGCGGGCGGAGCTTGCCGCCATGCTGGTCAGGATGCTGGGGATCCATCCGAGCGGAGCGGCCGCGGTTCCTGCTTCGTTCAACGACGTGGCGGGCCGATGGTTTGCAGCCGACGTTCAAGCCGCTTATAAGGCGGAATTGATCCAAGGGTATGCGGACGGCAGCTTCCGTCCGGATGCGGCCGTGACCCGTCAGGAAATGATCGTCATGATCGCAAGGGCGATGGAAGCGACGGGACTTGGCAAGGAGGCCGAGGGAGCGCCGCTGCAATATGCCGACGATGTCAAGCTTGCAGCATGGGCTCGCGGGGCAGTCGACCGGCTTTCGCAGGCAGGACTGTTGACGGGCGACCAAGCGAACATGCTGGCGCCGAAGCGGGCGGCTACGCGCGCGGAAACGGCGGCCATCCTGGCAAGAATGCTGCAATCGGGCATGTGA